DNA sequence from the Candidatus Sulfuricurvum sp. RIFRC-1 genome:
AAGCTGTGCTATGTATTCTCGAATCTCGCGGATACGTTCATCATCGGCCGGATGGGTCGAGAGAAATGCGGGCGGCTTTTGAGAACTTTTCGATAAACGCCCCATATTTTCCCAAAACTTGAGCGCTTGGGCGGGATTATAACCCGCTTTGTACATCAAATACACCCCGATTTGATCGGCTTCATGCTCGAATTTCCGGCTGTAAGGGAGGATAAGTCCCACTTGGGAAGTTACTCCGTACGCTTGAGCGTAGAGGTTTTGGTATTGTGCGGGAACATTTAACGCTGCGGCTAATACCTGTGCACCGATATTGCTCGCACTTTGCATCGACATTCTCTCTGCCCCATGGCGGGCAAGTGCATGGGCTATCTCATGTCCCATCACGGTAGC
Encoded proteins:
- a CDS encoding M48 family metallopeptidase, which translates into the protein MKLLSTVLVGLLLVGCIKTPVTNRTQFMMISPDQEMALGATEAKKVVETSKISTDKKLQERVKRIGEKIAAVSGRSDFAWEFTVIQDDTPNAFCLPGGKVFFYTGILKITENDDQIATVMGHEIAHALARHGAERMSMQSASNIGAQVLAAALNVPAQYQNLYAQAYGVTSQVGLILPYSRKFEHEADQIGVYLMYKAGYNPAQALKFWENMGRLSKSSQKPPAFLSTHPADDERIREIREYIAQLPATR